The following are encoded in a window of Roseimaritima ulvae genomic DNA:
- a CDS encoding DUF2752 domain-containing protein, whose protein sequence is MTTIPSRREASRFALRCTSLALLVVYLGWNLWELSLFQVPSSLFLALTGLPCPTTGGTRAMLALWEGRLSDSLRHNPLAVPIALLGCLTVGQLLRGYYQHQRLRLSTRWLYGWLVLLAVAWVIQLLIALSPK, encoded by the coding sequence TTGACCACGATTCCCAGCAGGCGTGAGGCTTCACGATTTGCACTGCGTTGCACGTCGCTCGCACTGCTGGTGGTTTATCTCGGGTGGAATCTGTGGGAACTGTCCCTGTTCCAGGTCCCCTCTTCATTGTTCCTGGCCCTCACCGGCCTGCCCTGCCCGACCACCGGCGGCACACGGGCCATGCTGGCGTTGTGGGAAGGGCGATTAAGCGATTCGCTGCGGCATAATCCATTGGCCGTGCCCATCGCGTTGCTGGGCTGCCTGACCGTGGGGCAGTTGCTCCGCGGCTATTACCAACATCAGCGCCTGCGGCTGTCGACGCGCTGGCTGTACGGTTGGTTGGTTCTGCTGGCCGTAGCCTGGGTGATCCAGTTGCTGATCGCGTTAAGCCCCAAGTAG
- a CDS encoding peptidase M42 — protein sequence MSVPHPPAALDDFLHLLRALVREPSVVGVEDSFFRVLRRELEEYKVTVSRYHGLLVVQGSQPDSLYLSAHVDRHGLLCTGPNEFQYAAFIAGNRGELTGDSISEQFMGLVAGRFRGQRVQAHVPYAGSYLGQGQIKESYVCPRRRNLIFEIEGLEFLQPGTPVSFLDRLQVSDQRISAQLDNVVSVAMLIELIRSGFQGTALFTAGEECGRSWRFAVEWFQRHDIQTDRLIVLDTSPFPTLDDLAEQDVVLRSKDSTAEFDAAVTEQLRAACEQLGIRYRLKDHYIEALNQTREKRLSLGRTELGRVIAATEGQVRGTTLQLPTSSYHTAQETAELRSVDAMLRLLRQLAGLNA from the coding sequence GTGTCTGTCCCCCATCCCCCTGCCGCGTTGGACGATTTTCTGCATCTCCTGCGAGCTCTGGTTCGCGAGCCCTCGGTGGTGGGCGTGGAGGACAGTTTTTTCCGCGTGCTGCGGCGTGAATTGGAAGAGTACAAGGTGACGGTTTCGCGGTACCATGGGCTGTTGGTGGTCCAGGGCTCGCAACCCGACAGCCTGTACCTGTCGGCTCACGTCGACCGCCATGGCTTGCTGTGCACCGGTCCCAACGAGTTTCAATACGCGGCCTTCATCGCCGGCAATCGTGGCGAGTTGACGGGCGATTCGATTTCCGAACAGTTTATGGGGCTGGTCGCAGGCCGGTTTCGTGGACAACGCGTCCAGGCGCATGTGCCTTACGCAGGCAGTTACCTCGGGCAGGGGCAGATCAAAGAATCTTACGTTTGTCCGCGTCGACGCAACTTAATCTTTGAAATCGAGGGGCTGGAGTTCCTGCAGCCAGGCACTCCGGTGTCTTTCCTGGATCGTTTGCAAGTTTCCGACCAGCGGATCTCCGCCCAGCTGGACAATGTGGTCTCGGTGGCGATGCTGATCGAACTGATTCGCAGCGGGTTCCAGGGCACCGCGCTGTTTACCGCGGGCGAGGAGTGCGGCCGCAGCTGGCGGTTTGCCGTCGAATGGTTCCAGCGACACGACATCCAGACCGACCGCCTGATCGTGCTCGACACCAGCCCCTTTCCCACCCTGGACGATCTGGCTGAGCAGGATGTGGTGCTGCGCAGCAAGGACTCGACAGCGGAATTCGACGCCGCGGTGACCGAACAACTGCGCGCCGCCTGCGAGCAACTGGGGATCCGCTACCGTTTGAAAGACCACTACATCGAAGCTCTCAACCAAACGCGTGAAAAGCGGTTGTCGCTGGGACGCACGGAACTCGGACGGGTGATCGCCGCCACCGAAGGACAAGTCCGCGGCACCACCTTGCAGCTGCCCACCTCGTCGTACCACACGGCCCAGGAAACCGCGGAACTACGGAGCGTCGACGCCATGCTGCGGCTGCTGCGGCAGTTGGCTGGCCTAAACGCTTAG
- a CDS encoding LITAF-like zinc ribbon domain-containing protein: MPQGDAVALGLNQTGLIVFILLIFFCLPLCWIPFIVDSMKGNPPSA; the protein is encoded by the coding sequence ATGCCACAAGGTGACGCCGTAGCTCTTGGTTTGAATCAAACAGGCCTGATTGTTTTCATCCTGCTGATCTTTTTCTGCCTGCCGTTGTGTTGGATTCCTTTCATTGTCGATTCGATGAAAGGGAACCCGCCGAGCGCGTAA